The nucleotide window TTGCTCCAGCCCGCAGGCTTCGATGGCCATGCGTACCTCCCGTTCGCCCAGCAGGGCGGCGGGGCTGGCGTACAGGGTGTTGAGCAACAGGCGGCTGGAGGGCGAGTAGGGGCTGTAGTGCTCCTGGTCGATGGCCGACAGTGTATGGATGGGGCTGATGGCCAAGGCATCGGCACCGCGCTCGGCAGCCGAGCGGGCCAGCTGCTCCAGCGCCAGGCAGTCGCCGTAGCCGCCATCGCCGGGGCGGCGCAGGCTGTACAGCTGCACGGCCAGGCCCCAACAGCGTGGTGGTGGCTGTTGCACCGTGTCTTCGAGGCTGTGGCAGCGGGGCGGGGCCACGGCCACGGTGAAGTGGCGGCTGTCGATTTCCACCTGGTGGTAGCCGATTGGCAGCTCACCGGGCAGGCGTGCCTGGTCGTCAAGTTTCAGGGTGAGTGAGGCGTGGTCTTCCAGGGTGCAGTGGGCGACGCTGGCGGCGCTGAAGTAACGCGCCAGCGCCAAGGGCTTGCCCAGGTCTGCGGTCAGCAGGGGCGGCAGGTGTTCGCTGTCTTCGGCGGCTTCCACCGTGCGCAGGCTGATGGCGATGGCGTCGTCGTCAGCGGCAGCGTGGCCCAGGCCTTCAAGAATGGTGCGCAGCACCTCGTCACTGACGCGCTGGGGTCGGGCATTGGCGTCGATCCAGTCGCGGCTCAACCCGACGCGGTTTGCCAAGCGGTGCAGGGCGGTTTCGCTCATGGGCGCTCCTGGTCAGGGGGAAGCAGGCTGACCACGCAGCTGTACGCGGCCATTTGGGTATCTGGGTGTCGGGTGTCGCTGCTGTCGAATAGCCGTGTGGCGGCAGCGGGCAGCTCGACCGCCTGCTCAGTTGCCGCCAGGTTCAGGTCGATGCGCAGGGTATTGCCATCGCCCAGCCGCCAGCGTGCGGTCAGCGCTTTGTCGCCATGCACCTCGGCGCCCAGTGAGCGGCTGCCCGGCAGGTGCGGGATGACGTGGCGGCGGCGCAGTTCGAGCAGTTGCTGGTACAGGCCGTGCCAGCCGGCGATCACTTCCTTGTTTTGCGGGCGTGAAGATTCAAAGGTCTGTTCGGCGTTGGGGTCGGGAATGTGCTCACGCTGCTCGGGGTCGGCGAACGCAGTGAAGTGGGCGAACTCGCCACGGCGGCCTTCGCGTACGGCGTCGGCCAACTGGTCATGGAAGTCGGTAAAGAACAGGAACGGCCGGCAGCTGCCGTCGTCGTCGCCCATGAACAGCAGCGGAATCATGGGGGCCAATAGCAGCAGGCCGGTGGCCGCACGCAGGGCTGGCGGCGGGCACAGGCGGGTCAGGCGTTCGCCAAGCGCGCGGTTGCCGACCTGGTCGTGGTTTTGCAAGAACAACACAAAGGCGCTGGGCTCCAGGTGCCCGCTGGGTTCACCGCGGGGCGTGCCGTGGCGGTTTGCCTGGCCCTGGAACACGAAGCCTTCAGAAAGGCAGCGGGCCAGCTGGTCGATGGGGCGCTTCTGGTAGTCGGCGTAGTAGCCTTCGGTTTCGCCGGTCAGCAGCACATGCAGGGCATTGTGGCCGTCGTCGTTCCACTGGGCGTCAAAGCCCTGTTCCAGCAGGCCGGCCTGATTGTGCTCGTTCTCCAGCACCAACCACACATGCCGGCCCGGCTCCACGGCGGCGCGTACGCGCTGCGCCAGCTCGATCAGGAAATCGGGCTGGTCGATGGCATGTACGGCATCCAGGCGCAGGCCGTCGCAGCGGTAGTCGCACAGCCACATGAGGGCATTCTGGATGAAGTACTCACGCACTTGCGGGCGGCGGAAATCGATGGCCGCGCCCCAGGGCGTCTGCCGGTCTTCGCGGAAGAACGGGCTGGCGTACTGGTGCAGGTAATTGCCGTCGGGGCCGAAGTGGTTGTAGACCACATCCACCAGCACCATCAGCCCTTCGCCGTGGGCCCGGTCGACCAGCGCGCACAGCTGCTCGGGGCTGCCATAGGTGTTCTGCGGTGCGTAAGGCAGCACGCCGTCGTAGCCCCAGTTGCGCTCGCCGGGGAACTGCCCCAGTGGCATCAGCTCGACGGCACTGATGCCCAGCTCGGCCAGGCGCGGGAGCTGCCGGGCAACCCCGGCGTAGCCATCGAGTAAACCGACATGCAGCTCCTGGATCACTGCTTCGTGCCAAGGCCGGCCTTGCCAAGGGTGTTGCCACTGGTAACCGGCCACATCCACCACCTGGCTCGGGCCTTTTACGCCCTCAGGCTGGTAGCGGGAGGCCGGGTCGGCCACTTGCAGCTCACCGTCGATACGGTATTGGTACCGGTCACCGGCCTGGCACGGAGCCACACCGGTGTACCAGCCATCGTCGTCGGGCAGCAGCTCGATGGCCGGCTGTTGCTCCAGTTCTACGCTCACGCTGCGCGCATCGGGTGCCCAGAGGGCGAAGCGCGCCGACGTGGCGTCCAGTAAGTGTGCGCCATGCCTGTGCATCTTCCAGCCCCCGCTCAGTAGTGGCTCAGTTGTGCCTGCTTGACCAGGTCCTCGTAGAGGCGGGCGTAGGGTTCCACCGCCTGGCACCAGTTGAATGGCTGGGTCATCGACAGGCAGCGCATGGCGTTCAGCAAATCCTTTTTACCGTATACATAGAAGGCGCGGCTGAGTGCCTGGCGGTAGCTCTCGACGGTGGACTCATTGAACAGGAAGCCCGTGACGCCGCACTCGATGGTGTCGGCCAGGCCGCCAGTGTTGCGCGCTACCGGCAGCGAGCCGAAGCGTTGCGCGTACATCTGGCTGAGGCCGCAAGGCTCGTAGCGCGATGGCATCAGCAAGAAGTCGCTGCCGGCAAACATGCGCCGGGCGTCGGTTTCGTTGAAGCCGATGCGCACCCCGATGCGGCCCGGGTGGCGCAGCGCCAGCTCGCGCATGGCCTGTTCTTCTTCCGGCTCGCCACGGCCGATGATCGCAATCTGCCCGCCTTGTTCGACGATGTAGTCGGCCACACCCAAGGTCAGGTCCAGGCCCTTCTGGTACACCAACCGTGATACCACGGCGAACAGCGGTCCGTCAGAATCCTCCAGACCGAACAGAGCGCGTACCTCCTGAGTGTTGCGCGCCTTGCCTTCCCAGTCGTTGATGCTGAAGTTGTGCTGCAGGTGCTTGTCGGTGGCCGAGTCCCAGCTTTCATCGATGCCGTTGGGGATGCCACCAAGCAGGCCTTGCTGGGCTTTGCTGGCGAGGAAACCGTCCAGGCCGCAACCGAATTCCGGGGTGGTGATTTCCCGGGCATAGGTGGCGCTGACCGTGGTGATGTGGCTGGAATACGCCAAGCCCGCCTTGAGGAACGACAGCTTGCCGTAGAACTCCATGCCTTCCTGCTGCATGGCGTGGTCGGGAATCGCCAGCTCCGGGCTGCAACCACGGCTGTACACACCCTGGTAGGCCAGGTTGTGGATGGTGAACAGGGTCGGCGTATTCAGCCCGCGCCAGTGCATGTAGGCCGGGGCCAGGCCGGCGGGCCAGTCATGCGCGTGCACCACTTCCGGCGTCCAGTGGATCTTGCCTTCGCCCGCAGCAATCTCGGCGGCAGCCAGGCCCAGGCGGGCAAAGCGGATGTGGTTGTCGGGCCAGTCGCGGCCATTGTTGGCACCATAGGGGGTGCCATCGCGCTGGTACAGTTCGGGGCAGATCAGCACATAGATGACCAGGCCGTCGGCCATGTCCATGCGCCCGATCTTGCACGGCGGCAGGGCCGCGTGGCCGCCCAGTTCACCGACGATGTGGATCGGGTTGTCGCTCTCCATCACCTGGGGGTACCCCGGGATCAACACCCGTACATCGTGCAGGTGCGCCAGGGCACGGGGCAGGGCGGCGGACACGTCACCCAGGCCTCCTGTCTTGACCAGGTCTGCGATTTCCGAGGTGACGAACAGAATCTTGCGCATGTTCGGGTTTTGCTGGCGCTGCGCGCCGGGTGCCTTGCCTGTCGTGGCGAAATCCGGGGTAAGCGGCTCGCGGTTGTCCGGTTTGAATGAATCTACGTGAGGCTCGACAGCGGCACTGATCATACTTCTCTCCGTCCCTATGCTTGGCCGGGTGCTGGCACCCGTGGCGATGTTTCGTGTTGGTTCTCTCTGGTTCTGAATACTGCGTAGTGCGTTCCTTGCCCCTGAGTCGTGCGCGCAGGCACAGCGCTGTCGGCATTCCGGCCGAAGGCGATTGGACTGGTTGGGGTGTGGCGGCCGAGCCTGGGTATATCCCCTGCGTTTGGCCTACTTAGTTCCTGACCTGCCCGCTTTCCTGAAAGTTCGACTTTTTTACGTCACTCTTCCATTGAGCAAATGGCGGGCCGAAAACCGAGTGTAGGAGAGAAAGTGATAAAAAGGTGACCCACTGGTCACTATTGTTATGTGCGGAATAGACGCAAACGTTGGCGTTTGTGACCGGTCATGGAACGGGGTGGGCGAAGGTAGGGCGGGGGTGTTTGGAGGGTGCGCCGAATTGTGGCTGGAGTGGGCTGGCGCACCATAATGGGGCGCTGCAGGTGTGTTTGCTTTTTCGCAAGGGGCAGCAGCGTGGGAGCCCTAGAAGCCCCCACTGAGAGGAAGGGTCAGAGGTTGACGGCCTTGCCGTCGGTACGCGCCTGCGCCAGCAGCAGGTTCAACTGGGCGACCTGTTGGCGCAACTGGTCACGTTCGTCTTTCAGTTTACGCAGCTCATCACGGCGCACGGAGACATAAAGTGTCTGGGTTGGGGTTGCAGGCATCAAGGTACCCATGAGCACACCTCGCGGTTTTGGCTGGTGACAAGTCAAAGCGTAGACGCTTCACGCGGGGCGCATTCTGAATTCTTTTGCAGTTGGTGGGAACTTTTTTGTTTATCGTGGTCTTGCCGTTCGTCGCTGAACCCTCGGGCGGCATGCTGGACTAATCTGAAACGCTGGACTGTGTTGTCATCCATTTCGTAAGGGAGCATCGGCTCATGCAATTGGGAATCGTCGGGCTGGGCCGCATGGGCGGCAATATCGCAAGGCGCCTGATGCGCGCCGGCCACCGCACCGTGGTGCACGACCGCAACCGCGAGGCCATTACCGGGCTGGAGGGCGAGGGTGCCCAAGGCGCGCACGACCTTGGTGCGCTGGTACAAAAGCTGAAAGCCCCACGCGCAGTGTGGGTGATGCTGCCGGCCGGCGAGCCAACCGAGCAGACCATCGCGCAGTTGGCTGACCTGCTGGAACCGGGCGATGCGATCATCGACGGCGGCAATACCTTCTACAAGGACGACATGCGCCGCGCTGCCGAGCTGGCAAAGCGCGGCCTGCATTACCTGGACGTCGGCACTTCTGGCGGCGTATGGGGCCTGGACCGTGGCTACTGCATGATGATCGGCGGCGAAAAGGACGTGTTCGAGCGCCTGGAGCCACTGTTCAAGGCGCTGGCCCCGGGCGTGGGTGACATCCCGCGTACTCATGGCCGCAGCGGGGAGCATCAGCGCGCCGAGCACGGCTATATCCACGCGGGCCCACCC belongs to Pseudomonas putida NBRC 14164 and includes:
- the treZ gene encoding malto-oligosyltrehalose trehalohydrolase produces the protein MHRHGAHLLDATSARFALWAPDARSVSVELEQQPAIELLPDDDGWYTGVAPCQAGDRYQYRIDGELQVADPASRYQPEGVKGPSQVVDVAGYQWQHPWQGRPWHEAVIQELHVGLLDGYAGVARQLPRLAELGISAVELMPLGQFPGERNWGYDGVLPYAPQNTYGSPEQLCALVDRAHGEGLMVLVDVVYNHFGPDGNYLHQYASPFFREDRQTPWGAAIDFRRPQVREYFIQNALMWLCDYRCDGLRLDAVHAIDQPDFLIELAQRVRAAVEPGRHVWLVLENEHNQAGLLEQGFDAQWNDDGHNALHVLLTGETEGYYADYQKRPIDQLARCLSEGFVFQGQANRHGTPRGEPSGHLEPSAFVLFLQNHDQVGNRALGERLTRLCPPPALRAATGLLLLAPMIPLLFMGDDDGSCRPFLFFTDFHDQLADAVREGRRGEFAHFTAFADPEQREHIPDPNAEQTFESSRPQNKEVIAGWHGLYQQLLELRRRHVIPHLPGSRSLGAEVHGDKALTARWRLGDGNTLRIDLNLAATEQAVELPAAATRLFDSSDTRHPDTQMAAYSCVVSLLPPDQERP
- the glgA gene encoding glycogen synthase GlgA, with protein sequence MISAAVEPHVDSFKPDNREPLTPDFATTGKAPGAQRQQNPNMRKILFVTSEIADLVKTGGLGDVSAALPRALAHLHDVRVLIPGYPQVMESDNPIHIVGELGGHAALPPCKIGRMDMADGLVIYVLICPELYQRDGTPYGANNGRDWPDNHIRFARLGLAAAEIAAGEGKIHWTPEVVHAHDWPAGLAPAYMHWRGLNTPTLFTIHNLAYQGVYSRGCSPELAIPDHAMQQEGMEFYGKLSFLKAGLAYSSHITTVSATYAREITTPEFGCGLDGFLASKAQQGLLGGIPNGIDESWDSATDKHLQHNFSINDWEGKARNTQEVRALFGLEDSDGPLFAVVSRLVYQKGLDLTLGVADYIVEQGGQIAIIGRGEPEEEQAMRELALRHPGRIGVRIGFNETDARRMFAGSDFLLMPSRYEPCGLSQMYAQRFGSLPVARNTGGLADTIECGVTGFLFNESTVESYRQALSRAFYVYGKKDLLNAMRCLSMTQPFNWCQAVEPYARLYEDLVKQAQLSHY
- a CDS encoding DUF6026 family protein, which produces MGTLMPATPTQTLYVSVRRDELRKLKDERDQLRQQVAQLNLLLAQARTDGKAVNL
- the gnd gene encoding phosphogluconate dehydrogenase (NAD(+)-dependent, decarboxylating) — encoded protein: MQLGIVGLGRMGGNIARRLMRAGHRTVVHDRNREAITGLEGEGAQGAHDLGALVQKLKAPRAVWVMLPAGEPTEQTIAQLADLLEPGDAIIDGGNTFYKDDMRRAAELAKRGLHYLDVGTSGGVWGLDRGYCMMIGGEKDVFERLEPLFKALAPGVGDIPRTHGRSGEHQRAEHGYIHAGPPGAGHYVKMVHNGIEYGLMQAYAEGFDLLRSKGGNELPQDQRFDLNVAEIAEVWRRGSVVTSWLLDLTADALVADPQLSQFSGSVSDSGEGRWTIDAAVEQAVPVPVLSSALFARFRSRQQQGTYGDKILSAMRLGFGGHVEKKGE